The proteins below are encoded in one region of Candidatus Protochlamydia phocaeensis:
- a CDS encoding HIT family protein, with product MSTISSVQNCPFCVDNPRGLQIIHNQVLFQTHNWTVVFDHKPMTKGHLIALPTLHHDTRFDLTREETADFYEVQQRIQRIYRHVFGHDACLFYDKNRLGIPHFQIHVMPATSIWQLIWLQVKLFFRSFPIPVWTLSPQRLQELRQEFTVPEMQEGYSPLHCCEEHSTAET from the coding sequence ATGTCTACTATTTCTTCCGTTCAAAATTGCCCATTTTGCGTCGATAATCCTCGCGGACTGCAAATCATTCATAATCAAGTGTTATTTCAAACTCATAATTGGACGGTTGTTTTTGACCATAAGCCGATGACAAAGGGGCATTTGATCGCTCTTCCTACCCTCCATCACGATACGCGCTTTGATTTAACTCGAGAAGAAACAGCGGACTTTTATGAAGTTCAACAACGCATCCAACGGATTTATAGACATGTATTTGGACATGACGCTTGTTTGTTCTACGACAAGAATAGGCTAGGAATTCCTCATTTCCAAATCCATGTCATGCCTGCAACGTCAATATGGCAGCTGATCTGGCTTCAAGTGAAGTTGTTTTTTAGATCCTTCCCCATTCCCGTATGGACGCTTAGCCCTCAGCGTTTGCAAGAGCTTAGACAAGAATTCACTGTTCCTGAAATGCAAGAAGGCTATTCCCCTCTTCATTGCTGCGAAGAACATTCTACAGCAGAGACTTAA